Genomic window (Streptomyces sp. NBC_01431):
CTCGTACCCCAAGGGCTACGTGGCGCAGAGCGCGGCCGAGCGCAGCAAGTACAACGCGGCGGCCGCGACCCGTACCGAGAGCGGCATCACCGTCTCCACGATCACCGTCCAGATCGGCTTCACCAACGCCGACTCGGCGGAGGAGGCGGCGATCGGCGCCGAGGCGGGCATCCAATTGGGTGCCACCCTGCTGAACACGACCGACGTCAAGGTGGCGGGAACGGACGCTGCCAAGCGCGTGGAGTTCGAGTTCTCCTCAACCGGGGAAGACCATCTGCCGCCCAAGGGCACCCGGATCCGGGGGGTGATCGTGACCGGTCTCGACTCCCGGAAGCAGGCCTTCGCGGTCCGCGTCGACGCCCAGAAGGGCAAGCTCGACGACGGCGACCTGGAGAAGATCGTCAAGTCGGTCGAGGTCCGTTAGCGATGGACGTCCCCGGCGGTGGCCCCATCGCCTTCGGCCTGCTGGTACTGCTCTTCGGCAGCCTGACGTGGAAGTACGCCCGGCGCCTCGTGACCGTGACGCGGATGCTGCGACACGGGGTACGAACGGGCGGTGAGTGCGTACGGATCGAGCGGGACAACGTGAGCGTCGACGCGAAGCGGCACTTCTTCGCCTTCCGCACCGCGCAAGGGCGGCCCGTCGAGTTCGAGGACCTGGCGGGCTGGTCCATGGCGGTCGGCACCCCCGTGACCGTCGCGTACGACCCGGCAGATCCGGTGCGGACCGCGACGATCGCGGGTCGGGGCACCTGGTCGCCCGTGCTGCAGTGCGTGGCGCTGGTCGTCGGCTGCGGATTCGCGACGCTCGGTTTCACCACGGTATTCCTGTTCACGGTCCTCGGAGGTCGGTAGTCATGACGCGGTACAGCTATCCGGGCGCCCCGCCGGAGGACCGCGAAAGCTCCGCGCTGTCCGCGCTCGTGCGTTCCTGGGCAGCCGGCATCGTGGTGCTCGTCATCGCCGAGTACATCCAGATGTCCTTGATCAACGCGCCCCTGGTAGGAGACGCGGGGCCCAGCTCCTTCGGCAGCGCGCTGCTCCTGGTCCATCTGCCGAACGCGGTATGCCTCGCCCTCGCCACCTGGGTTGCGGCCCGTGTGCACCGGGCCCCCCATTGCGCCCTTCCGAGCCGGCACCTGCCGGCGGCCCTCACCGTCCCGGTCGCGGCCCAGCTCCTGACCCTGAGCATGCAGTGGGACCGCATGGGCGGGCTCGGTGGCATCACGTTCTGGATGTCGAACGCGGTGTTCGTGACGGGGTGTGCGGCGGGGCTGATCGTGTCGCGGCTGGGGCGTTCCTGATCCTGCCGGGCTCGGGCTCCGGGAGCGGTGCTCGTTGCGCTACTGGAACAGCACCGACAGGTCGATCCACACCAGCACGGCGAGCACGGCCGCGACGCCGAGGGCGGCGCAGCCCGGCACCAGCACCGGTGCGAGGTCGTCACGGCCCGCGATCGTGGCCGTTCGCCGAGGGTCCGCCGGGTCGTAGTGGACGGTGGTGCGGTATCCGACCCGGGTGTACGGGGCCGCCGCGTCCTCGGTGTACGTGACGCGGTGGCCTTCACGGGTCACGAACGCGAAGATGTGGTAGCGCGACCCGTCCATGTCGGTGGAGTTCGAGGCGATGTCCCGCACCTCGACGCACTCGGCCTCGGCGGCCTCGCCGTGGACGACGACCCGGCGCATCCGCAGCAGCCGCCGCACGAGATGGGCGAGCAGCGCGGCCAGTCCGATGGTCGGCAGCACCAGCAGCGCCAGGGTGGTCAGGGTCTCCGTCATGCCGTCCGCACCTTGATGATCTTTGGGTCCTGAGTGGGCCCGGGGGCCCATGACCTGGGAGTTTCGCTCACGTTAACGTGCTTGCGGCACCACCGGGCAAGAGGGGTACAGCACATGGGCGGGATACGGGGCGGGTTCTCCACGGGGAACGGGGGGACCGCCTGGTCGGCGTCCTCCCGGGAGAGGACCGGGTTCTTCTTCCCTCTGATGCGGTCCTGGGCGGCGGGCATCGTCGTGTTGTACGGCTCCGGCTTCCTGCTCGGCTTCGCCTACGACGCGTTCGCGAACGCCGAACGGCTCGGCTCCTTCGGCTGGCGCCTCGCGCTGATCTATCTGCCCAATGTCCTGGGCACCGTCCTCGCCGTCTGGATCGCGGCCCGAATACTGCCCGAACCGCACCGGGACTCCCGCGTGTTGTACCTCGTGGCGGCGCTCGCCATGCCGGTGCTGGCGGCCGCCAGGGCGCTGCTGGTGGCGTGGGACTTCCTCACCGTCGAGGGCCTCTCGATGATGGCGGCCGCGGCGGTGCTCGGCAGCATCGCCGGGCTCGCGCTCGACCACCTCCTCGGGTCACGCCGCGGCGCCCCCGGAGCCGTCCATGGATGGGGCGACACCGGTGCCTCCGCGACCGAGTACATGGGCACCATCGTGGTGGTCGCGGCGGTCGTGACCGCACTCAGCGGCACCTCGCTCGGGCAGGCGGTCTCCAACCGGATCCGGGCGGAGATCTGCAAGGTCACCGGCGGCAGCTGCGCGACGACGAGCACGGCCGCGGGGCCCGACCAGGGGCCTACCGACGCACAGTTCGAGCCCGCACTCTGCAATACGCACAACGAGTCCTCGACCGCGGGCAACGAGGTCAAGCTCGGCTGGTTCAAGATCGGGAACGAGTACGGCTTCCAGAAACAGGACTACAGCACCAAGGACAAGGACAAGGACGGAAACCCCGTCCGGAAATACCGCATCACCTTCAGCGAGGCCGGAAAGCTGGGTGCTTCCTGGAAGCCCAAATTCGGTATGGAGGCTGGGGAGTTCGAGAAGCAGCCCGCCGAGGTCGAGGTGGAGGGCGGCCTCAAGTTCACCAGCGGTGACACCTTCGAGTTCGACACGGCGAAGAAGCGCGACGACTTCCTCAAGAAACTGGACGAGCGGGCCGGCGCCAAGGCCGCGATGCAGTACGGCCGGGATTACGTCTCGGTGCGAGCCGCCGATCGCTTCCTGAAGCTCGACAAGGAGATCAACGACACCGTCAAGGGCCAGAAGATCTCCTACGGGACGATCGGGGCGGAAGGCACCGCCAACGCCAGCCTCCAGCTGTCGAAGGAGGACAGCGACGTGCTCTCCGCGAAGCTCGGCGGCAAGGTGAAGGCGAGCCCTTCCGTGACATTGACGCACGACACCATCCACGATGTCGAAGGCATGACGTACACCTTCGAGCTGGAGGGCGGGAACAGCCTCGACATGAGTGGGGGCGGAACCGGTGTGAAGGGTGACCTCTCCGGGAAGCGAACGGCTTCGGTGACGGTCAACCGCGACCCGAAGGACCACAACAAGCTCAAGTCGATCGTCATCACCCACACCAGCCAGGCGAAGGGCAGCGGAAAGCTCTCCGGCGACAAGAGCAAGGAGGGCTCCACGGAGGACCCCGAGAGCGGCAAGAAGCCCAAGGGCAAGGTCGCGGGGAGCACATCGGCGGATGCCACGCAGACCGAGACGGTGACGAATACGATCCGTTTCCAGGACAGCGACGACTCCGCCAAGCAATCGGTGACCGACCACGACCGGGCCACCGCGGAGAGCTGGCTGAGCGGTAACAAGGACAAGACTTCTCCCTTCACCACCCTGTTCTCGGACGCCGCTCCGACCAGCGAGCCGAAGAACGGCACCGACTTCGACAAGATGATGTTCGAGCGCGGCCAGTCCAGCCGCACCGCGTACTCCGGTGTGAGCAACGCCGCGGAACTCGGTTTCGAGATCAACCTGGCGTCCGTCGGCTTCGGTTACAAGGCCCAGTTCTCGAAGGACACCCAGCAGCTGGGAGACGCCGAATTCCTCGGTGCCCCGCGGGACGGAAAGCGTGGTTATCTTCCGTACAGCTACTGCGCGAATTGATCCGGCCTACCGCACCACGGCACGACGGCACCACCAGAGAGCGAGCCTCCTCATGATCACCCATTCCCTGCGCCCCGGATTCCGCGGCCTCGTCACAGCATGCGCCGTCG
Coding sequences:
- a CDS encoding DUF3592 domain-containing protein; the protein is MTETLTTLALLVLPTIGLAALLAHLVRRLLRMRRVVVHGEAAEAECVEVRDIASNSTDMDGSRYHIFAFVTREGHRVTYTEDAAAPYTRVGYRTTVHYDPADPRRTATIAGRDDLAPVLVPGCAALGVAAVLAVLVWIDLSVLFQ
- a CDS encoding DUF3592 domain-containing protein; translated protein: MDVPGGGPIAFGLLVLLFGSLTWKYARRLVTVTRMLRHGVRTGGECVRIERDNVSVDAKRHFFAFRTAQGRPVEFEDLAGWSMAVGTPVTVAYDPADPVRTATIAGRGTWSPVLQCVALVVGCGFATLGFTTVFLFTVLGGR